The Lichenihabitans psoromatis genomic interval GTAGGCGGACTATAGTTGGCAGATGCCGTTAGCACGGTGAGGGTTTCGAGGAAAGTGTCACGATGCCCTGGAACGCGCGTCTTGTTGCAGCCCTGGAGAGCGTTTACAGCATGACGAGGTTGGCAGGGGCACAACGCGCAAATTTGCCAGCATCATCATGCCTCTTGCGCCTCGCCTTGTGCCACTAGGATAGAGCTGTGCCGAGCCGCCTTCTCACCCCGCTCATCATCGCCTGCGCGTTGTTCATGGAAAACCTCGACAGCACCGTCCTGGCGACATCGCTGCCGGCCATCGCGATCGATCTCCATGAAGATCCGATCGCCCTGAAGCTCGCGCTAACGTCTTACTTGCTCAGCCTCGCGATCTTCATCCCGGCGAGCGGCTGGGCCGCCGATCGATTTGGCGCTCGCACCATCTTTCGTGGCGCCATCGTGGTGTTTACGCTTGGATCGATCCTCTGTGGGTTCTCGAGCACCCTGCCCCAATTCATCGCCGCCCGCATTTTTCAGGGGTTGGGAGGCGCCATGATGGTGCCGGTCGGTCGCTTGGTGCTGCTTCGCTCGGTGCCGCGCAACGAGATCGTCCAAGCCTTGGCCTATCTGACGATGCCGGCGCTGATCGGTCCAATTCTCGGGCCGCCGCTCGGCGGTTTCATAACTACCTATTCGGATTGGCGCTGGATCTTCTGGATCAACGTTCCGATCGGTATCCTCGGCGTGACGCTCGCGACGCTCTTCATCGACGATGTGAAAGAGGCGGAGCCGCCGCGTCTCGACGTTCCAGGGTTTCTCCTCACGGGGTTCGGCCTGTCCGGTCTCATGTTCGGGATGTCCGTGGCGGGGCGCGGGTCGCTCCCGCCCCTCGTCACCGCAGGGCTGATCGGGAGTGGTGTGATCCTGCTCGGCTTGTATCTTCGACACGCCCGTAGGACCGCGTACCCGATCATCGACCTCGCGCTGCTTCGCGTTCCGACCTTTGCGGCGAGCCTCTACGGCGGTTTCCTGTTCCGGCTCGGCATCGGGGCGCTTCCGTTTCTTCTGCCGCTGCTGCTGCAACTCGGCTTCGGCCTCTCGCCCTTCCAGTCGGGCTGCCTCACGTTCGGCGCAGCAGCCGGCGCGTTCCTGATGAAGACGACAGCCCACCCGATTTTGCGGCGCTTCGGCTTCAGGCGCGTGCTGATCTTCAATGCGATCGTCAGTAGCCTCTTCTTGGCGCTCTACGGCCTTTTCACGGCCTCGACGCCCTGGTGGATGATGTTCGCTTTGCTGCTCGGCGGTGGCTTCTTCCGCTCGCTCGAATTCACCAGCATCAACGCCATCGCCTACGCGGATATCGACAATGCGGCCATGAGCCGGGCCACCAGCTTTGCCTCGGTGGTTCAGCAACTCTCGCTGTCGACGGGCGTGACGGTCGGCGCGGCCGTCATCGAATTCTCCCGACGAATCCATGGTGACAGCACGTTGCGGACCGAGGATTTCGGCGCCGCCTTCTTTCTGATCGCGCTGATCTCGGCCGCGTCCGCCTTGATCTTCATGCGACTGCCGCCGAGTGCCGCGGCGGCCCTGACCCAGCGCGGCGCGCGCCCCGCGCCTGCAATCGCCTCGGCCGCAACACCAGCCGGGCGAGACGGTTAGTCGGTCTCGGCCGACGCCTCGTCCGGGTGATGATCGATAGGCGTGCGCTTACCGCGAAACCCCGTCGCCAACACATAAAGTTCGGACGAGTCGGCGCGGCTGGATTGCGGCTTCACATGACGAACCGTGACAAAGTCGCGCTTCATCTCGGTCAGCAAGGCGCCTTCCGTACCGCCCTGCAGCACCTTTGCGAGGAACAGGCCGCCGGGGGCCAGGATCTCGCGCGCGAAAGCGAGCGCCAATTCGACGAGGGCCACGATTTTCAAATGGTCCGTCTTCCGATGGCCGACGGCATTGGCGGCCATGTCGGACAGCACGGCATCGACCGGACCGCCCATCATGGCGGTCAAACGCGCGGGCGCATCATCGTCGAGAAAGTTCATCTGCGTGAACTCGACGCCGGGCACCGGCTCCATTTCGAGGAGATCGATCGCGACGACGCGCCCTTTGCCGGTCTCCGACCCAACGCGACGCGAGGCGATCTGCGACCAGCCGCCCGGTGCAGCGCCGAGGTCGAGGACCCGCATGCCCGGCTTCAGAAGCTTATATTTGTCGTCGATCTCGATCAGCTTGTAGGTGGCTCGCGAGCGATACCCGTCGCGCTTGGCCTTCGCCACATAGGGGTCATTGAGCTGTCGGGATAGCCAAAGCGTGGACGACAAGGAGCGTTTCCTCGCCGTCTTCACGCGCGTTTTGAGCGAGCGGCCGCCTTCGCGTCCACCGGAGCCTGCGCCCCCGGCTCCGTTTCCTGTCGTCATTGCATCCGGCTTGTCTGTGCGTCGCGGCACCAAACGCCGTCGGCCGCCATCATCTGCATCAGCAAGCCTTCCCGCAAGCCCCGGTCTGCGATGCGAACGCGTTCGGATGGGAAAGCACGTCGGATCGCCTCGAAGATGGCGCAGCCAGCCAGCACCAGATCGGCGCGATCCGGGCCAATACAGCCATGTGCCACCCGCGCGTCGAAGCTCATGTTGCGAAGCCGCGCGATCGCCTCGTCGACATCGGCATGCGACATCCAGAGGCCATCGACCCGTCGCCGGTCGTAGCGGGGGAGATTGAGATGCACGCCAGCCAAGGTCGTGACCGTGCCGGACGTTCCGAGCAGGTGGAAGCGCGAACACCGCATCTCGCTGCGGGCGCGCTCGGCGAATTCCTTCATCTCGACGGTCACATAAGCCACCATGGCCTCGAAAACTGCCGGCGTAACGATGCGACCACCAAAGCTTTCGGCGAGCGACACCACACCGAGCCGCAGCGACGTCCAGAGTCGGATACGGTCGCGAATGCCCTCGTGCTCGCCGCTGCGGTTTTCCGTGTCCGATGCTCGCGTCAGCCAGACGACCTCCGATGAGCCGCCACCGATATCGAACAGAAGCACGCCTTCGGCGCGATCATCGGCCAGCGCGGCGCAGCCTGCCGTGGCAAGGCCCGCCTCCGTCTCGCGATCGACGATTTCGAGTTGAAGCCCGGTTTGAACGGCGACGCGATCGATGAAGGCCGCGCCATTGTCGGCGGCCCGGCAGGCTTCCGTCGCGATCAGCCTTGTCCGCGTGACGCGCCGAGAATCGAGCTTGTCACGACAGACGTGAAGCGCCGAGAGCGTGCGCTCGATCGCTTGCGGGCAGAGCCGTCCCGATTGACCGAGGCCCTCACCGAGCCGAACGATCCGGGAGAACGAGTCGATGACGCGAAAGCCAGCCGGTGCCGGACGGGCGATCAGCAGCCGACAATTGTTGGTGCCGAGATCGAGCGCGGCATAACATCGGTCGGTCGGGCCGGAACCGGACGCTTGCGGCGTCGCATTGTCCAAGCCGATCTGATCGGCATCACCCACACCCACCCCCGTGATCCACGCAACAGCGCCCCGATCGTGGAGCCCATCCGCAACCTACGATGCAGCGTTGCCCAAACGCAACGCCGGAAGCGGCATTGCGTCGCGATGAAGACCTGATCAGGATTTCAGCTTGGCAGTGGCCGGCGCTTTGACCGACGCGTTCCGCGCGACTGTCGATGCCTGTGCGGCGCGACGGCGATTGCGAGCCCAGATGTTGATGGCCTCGACCGCAGTCGAGAAGCCCATCGCCGCATAAATGTAGCCGCGTGGGATTTCGAAGCCCGATCCCTCCGCCACGAGCGCAAAACCGATCAAGACCAGAAAGCTGAGGGCCAACACCTTGGCGGTCGGATGCGCCTTGATGAAGGCCGCGACCGAGGTTGCGGCCAAATACATGGCCAGCAGCGCGATCACGATCGCAATGATCATGATCATGATGTCTTTCGCCATCCCGATCGCGGTCAGAATGCTGTCGATCGAGAACACCAGATCCATGACGGCGATGTTGACGATCACGATGCCGAAGGCGCGCGAGGTCGAGACCTTCGCGTCCGCCTCTTCGGTATGTTCGACTTCGCGGTGCAATTCGGTCGTGGCTTGCGCAATCAAGAAGAGACCGGCGGCCAGCAGGATCACGTCGCGCCAGGAAAATTCATGATCCCAGATGGTCGCGATCGGCTCGGTAAGATGGATCAACCACGTCAGCAGCGACAGGCACAGAACGCGGAAGGCGAAAGCCAGAACCAAGCCGAGCATTCTGGCGGTTGCGGCCTGTTTGGGCGGAAGCTTCGAGCTGATCAGCGACAGGAACACGACATTGTCGATGCCGAGCACAACTTCCATCGCGGTCAGCGTCAGAAGCGCGATCCAGCCGGACGGATGGTAGATCCAATCGAAGAGTTCGAGGTTCACGGTGGCTGTCGTCCCTACTGCGACGCCAATGCGCCAACCCCGCCCATATCGAGGTTATGCGACACTTTCGCCAGGGGTCAGGCCCAGAAACATAGGCGTGCTCGGGACTCGACAGGAGTTCGTCTCGATTTGAGGTCCGCGTTTCTTTGCCACGACCGCGAGATCGCTCTGGCTGAATCCGCGTCCCGACCGATATTGTGGCGCATGACTTCAAACCGCTCGACTCCCCTCACCGCAGACGTGATCGTGGCCGGCGCCGGCGCGGTCGGCCTTGCTCTCGCGATCGCCCTGGCCCGTGATGGGTTCTCGGTCGTCTCGCTCGGATCTGCGTCCGCCTCGCGCAACGGACGCACCGTCGCACTTCTCGACGGGTCTGTGCGGATGCTTCGCGCCTTGCAGGTTTGGCCTGGCCTCGAGGCGCTCGCGGCACCACTCGCCGTCATGCGGCTCGTCGACGATACGGGGTCTCTGTTCAGGGTACCGCCCGTCAATTTTAAAGCGAGCGAGATCGGACTGCCGGCCTTCGGCTACAATATCGAAAACGCCGATTTGGTGGAAAGCTTGATGCGTGTCGCCAACGACACTGTCGGTCTGGTCCGCGTCGACGCCTTGTTGCGGGACTTCCACCAAACCGAGGGCGGCATCGTGGTTCGCACCAACGGCGGACCGGAGATTGCCGCGCGCCTGCTGATCGCGGCCGACGGTGCGTCGTCGCCGACCCGCATCATGGCCGGCATCGCGACCCGCACGACGGACTACCCGCAAGTCGCCTTGACGACGGTGCTGCACCACGCCGCGCCGCACGGCAATGTGTCGACCGAGTTTCACACCCGCGAAGGTCCGTTCACGCTCGTGCCCCTGCCCGCGAATGACGACGCTCGGCATCGCTCCAGCCTCGTCTGGGTCATGACGCCCGCCAAAGCCTCGGAACGGCAGAGCCTCGCGCCGCTGGCCTTCGCACAAGCCATCGAATCGCAGTCGAGGTTGTTGCTAGGACGGGTGGAGCCACAGGGGACTGTCGGCCGGTTCCCCATCCGCAGCACGGTCGCCGATCGACTGGTCGGGACCCGATTGGCCCTTGCGGGCGAAGCCGCTCACGCCCTGCCGCCAATCGGGGCACAGGGATTGAACCTGAGTTTCCGTGACGCCGCGACCTTGGTCGATCATCTCGCCAAGGCTCGACAAGCGGGGCTCGATCACGGCAGCGCGACGGTGCTGGCCGGCTACGAGCGCGCCCGAATGGGTGACATCGCGATCCGGTCGCGCGGTGTCGACATGCTCAATTCGGCGCTGCTGTCACGCATGCTTCCGGTCGACCTGCTGCGAGGTGCTGGCCTGCTCGCTCTGGCGTCGATCCCGGCGGCGCGCCACGCCGTCATGCGCGAGGGGCTTCGCCCGCGACATGCGGTTCCGAGCCTGATGCGCTGATGCGTGCTTGACGGAGCGGTACAACATCAGCAATCAAACGCACGCAATCGCGACGACGCCGTGTCGGCGCGATCAGGAGTAGTCCACGCTTTCATGCCGCGCCTTGTGACGTCGCTCAAATTTGGGCTCGAATATGCCGGGTTCCAACTTGCGGCGCTGATCTTGGGATCGCTGAGCGTGGAGGCCGCCTCGAATCTGTCGGGGTCGATTTGGCGTAAGCTCGCGCCGCGCTTCCGCCGCCACGAGCGAGCGCTTGCCCATCTAGCCAGCGCCTTCCCCGAATTGTCGAGCGACGAACGCGAGGCGATCGCGATCGCGATGTGGGAAAATCTTGGACGCACGTTCGGCGAAGCGTTCCACCTCAAGGAAATTGCATCGAGCGGTCGGGTCACGATCGAAAACCAAGCAACTTTCGAAACCTGGGCGGCGCGCGAGGGCGGGAAGGTCGCCTGTGCCGGCCACCTCGGGAATTGGGAATTGGCGATCCTCGGCATCAGCCAGCGTGGCCTGAAGCCATGGAGCATCTATCAGCGGATCAAGAACCCCTATGTGGACCGCCGCGTCGCAGGGATGCGGGGCTTTCTCTATACGGGCGGTCTTGTTCAAAAAAACCCGGCGCTGCCCCGCCTTTTCATGCGCGTGCTGCGAGAGGGCGGCACGATTGGGTTTCTCGCCGATCTGCGCGAATTCAGCGGGGTCGATGTGCCGTTCTTCGGGCGGCTGGCTCCCTCGACCACCTTTCCGGCCTTGCTGGCGCGGAGCGTCAATGCGCCGATTCTCATGGTGCGGATGCAACGGCTTCCCGGTGTCCGTTTCGTGCAATCGTTCGAGTTGATCGAGACGCCCATCACCGAGGATCGAAAAGCGGACGTGACGAACGCGACCGCGATGATCCATGCTGCCTTCGAGCGTTATATTCGCGACCGTCCAGAGCAATGGATGTGGGCCCACCGGCGCTGGGGTTGAGTGCCGACCACGAAGGAGCCGCCTTGCGTATCGCCACGTGGAACGTCAATTCGGTGCGGCAGAGGCTCGAGCATCTTCTCGGCTACCTCAAGCAGGTCGAACCCGACGTCGTTTGCCTGCAAGAGCTGAAGTGCGTCGACGACGCCTTCCCCCGCGCCGAAGTCGAGGCTGTCGGCTACCACAGTCACGTGCATGGTCAGAAGGGCTTCAACGGCGTCGCGATCCTGACCAAGCGGGACGCGATCGTGACCTCCGGACTGCCGGGGGATCCGTCCGATGCTCAGGCCCGCTACATCGAGGCGATCGTGCCACACGGCGACCGATCGGTGCGGGTCGCCTCCCTTTACCTCCCGAACGGCAATCCGGTCGGAACCGAGAAATATCCTTATAAGCTCGGCTTCATGGACCGTCTCATCGCGCGCGCGCGCCACCTCCTCGACCACGAGGAAATCCTGGTGCTTGCGGGCGACTATAACGTCATCCCCGAAGCGATCGATGTCGCGGATCCGCAGAACTGGGTCAATGACGCGCTGTTCCTTCCCGAAACACGAGAGCGCTTCCGTTCGCTTCTCAATCTCGGTCTCGTCGATGCCGTCCGCGCCATGACGGATGAGGCCGGGCTCTATAGTTTTTGGGACTATCAGGCCGGCGCATGGCAGCGAAACCGGGGCATCCGGATCGACCACCTTCTTCTCTCGCCGCAGGCTGCGGACCGCCTTCAATCATTCTCGATCGACAAGGATCTCCGAGCGCTCGACAAACCGTCCGATCACGTCCCGGTTCGGATCGACCTCGCCTGAGCCAAGACGGAGCCCTCAAGCTCCGCTTAGTCAGTTCCGCTTGCGCCGTTCTTCGGCATAGACCATCGCAACCTGTCGGTCATTGTCGGTCGCCGTATCGGCTGCCTTGTTGTAAAGGTCCACGATCCAGCCGTCCTTCGGGTCTTTTGAGTCCAGCGCCGCGTCCCGCGCCAGCGTCAGCCACATCAAACCTTTGGCGCGTTGCTGGGCAAAGCCATCGAACCCGTTGAACAACATGTGGCCCAGCAAGGCTTCAGCTTGATAATGGTTCTTCTCGGCTGCCAGCGACAACCAGCGGGCCGCCTGCCGTATGTCTTTCGGGATGCCATCCGCGCCATCTAAAAACAGCCGCGCGAGATTGTATTGAGCGTCGGCGTTGCCGAACGTCAAAGCCGCATATTGAAACATCTCAAGCGCCCGCTCTGGATTCGGCTTCACGGGCGAGTTTGCGATCCCATTGAGACTATAGACGCCGAGGGCCACAAAGGCGTTGGACACGACCGACATGTCACGACGATTGTCATCATCCTCGTCATAGTTCTGGACGATCTGCGAGAAGTAATCGAAGGCCTTGGCGTCGTCGTGTGGGACGCCATCGCCATCCGCATACATCTTGCCCAGTTTCCACCGCGCGAGCGGATTGCCGTTGGCGGCCGCATATTTGAACGCCTCGACCGAGGATTTCACATCACCAGACCGATACCCGTCGACCCCCACCCGCAAGGCCTGTTGCGGGTTCTTGAAGACTTGCAAGGGACCTTTGTTGGCCGGCGCATAATCATTGCCGTCGAGCGCAGACGCGCTCGTGCCGACGGCGATGAAACATCCGGCCATCAACACAAGGGAGAAGCGGCTAGCGGCAAGCATCGTGACGCACCTCGGCCGTGCGTTCAACACGGATCACAGCGAAAGAGGACGAGCGACGCGTGATGGAAGGAGAAGGGTCCCTCCCGGAGCGGCTCGGCAGTTTCGTCTTGTCGAACACAGGCTCATCCATCGATAAACGCGTCACATGCACCGGCCGAAACCTCACACACCCAAGACGCCACGATCGGTGGCGCAGAAGGGGCGATAGGCCCATTGGAGCAATTCAAGAGACGCTGCGGCGGGCAAGCCAAGCAATTGAAGGCGTTGCCAAAACCCGAGCAGTTGCCCGCTTGTAATTGATCGAAATTAGCGGGAGGTTTATGGCGCAATCGCGGCGCTAATAGAGTTGCAAAACGACCCTATCAAGATGAACAACGGCTGTTGCCCAAAAGCGACGTTTATGCCGTGTTCATGCTGCCCGAGAGTCACATCAAGAGCGCACCGCCCGCAAATTCGAGCACAAGCGACGCTTTTCGCCTATCCAAAATGCGACGGCGAGACGGGCGCGATGCGCTCTCGCATCGCGCCGAAGCGGTTCAAGATTCGCTCAACCGATCGATGGCGTTGCGGAGCTTGTCGGCACGCGCCAGAGCCTCGGCGCGTCGCTCACGGTTTTCTTCGATCACCTCTTCGGGAGCCCGCGCGACGAAATCCGCATTGCCCAGCTTGGCCTCGATCTTGGCCACCTCGGCCTCGATCTTGGCGACGTCCTTGCGGAGCCGGTGACGCTCGGCCGCGATGTCGATCACGGCCCCGAGCGGCATGAGGGCGGTCAATCCAGCAACGACGATCTGCACCGAGCCTTGATCCGCGGCCGCGACGCTCACGATCTCCGACAGGCGAGCCAGCCGCTTTAACGTCTCCTCCCACCGGCCTAGACGGTCTATCGCACTGGCCTCGGCATCGAGCAGATGCAGCGGAATTTGCGCGCCGGCCGGAACGTTCAACTCCGACCGAACCGATCGAATTTCCGAGATCAGGTCGATGATCCAGCCGATTTCGGCCGAGGCCGCATCAGCACCCGCGTCAGGCGTTTGCGTCGGCCATGCGGTGAGAGCCAACAGGGCCGAGCGCGCCGGGCCCTGTTGGCCTTTGATGGCCCAAAGCTCTTCCGTGATGAACGGCATGAACGGGTGGAGCATCGTCAAAATGTGATCGAGCACGAAAGCTGTCGTCGCCCGCGTTTCGGCTTTTGCGTCGCCATCGGGCCCGGTCAGAAGCGGCTTGGCGAGTTCAAGATACCAATCGCAATAGAGGTTCCAGACGAACCGATAGACCACTGCCGCGGCATCGTTGAACCGATAAGCCTCGAGAGCGGTCGTCACGTCGGCGGCGGCTTTGTTGGCCTCGTCGATGATCCAGCGATTGAGCGGCTCGCGCAGCGCCTTGGGGTCAAAACCCGTGACCCGCTCACAACCGTTCATTTCGGCAAAGCGCGCGGCGTTCCACAGCTTGGTCGCAAAATTGCGATAGCCCTCGACCCGCGCGGTCGCCAATTTGATGTCGCGGCCCTGTGCCGCCATCGCCACCAAGGTGAAGCGCAACGCATCCGCACCGAACTGATCGATCAACCGCAGGGGGTCGATGACGTTGCCCTTCGATTTCGACATCTTCGCACCCTTCTCGTCCCGGACGAGCGCGTGCATGTAGACGTCTTTGAAGGGAACCTCGCCGGTGAAATGCAGCCCCATCATCATCATCCGGGCAACCCAGAAGAAGATGATGTCGAATCCGGTCACCAGCGTCGACGTGGGATAATAACGAGCCAGTTCGGGCGTCGACTGCGGCCACCCGAGGGTTGAAAACGGCCACAACGCCGATGAGAACCATGTGTCGAGCACATCCTCATCACGCCGCAGGTCGACCGTCTCGCCATAGACCGAGACGGCCTCGATCTGCGCCTCGGCCTCGGTGGCGGCGACGAAGACATGGTTGTCAGGGCCATACCAAGCCGGAATGCGGTGACCCCACCAGAGTTGCCGCGACACACACCAGGGCTGGATATTGTCCAACCACTCGAAATAGGTTTTTTCCCAAGTCTTCGGCACGAACACCGTCCGGCCGTCCCGCACAGCCTCGAGTGCCGGCGCCGCAAGCGTCTTCGCATCGACATACCATTGATCGGTCAACCACGGCTCGATCACGACATTCGACCGATCACCATGCGGCACGCCATGAACATGCGGCTCGATCGCGACGAGCAGCCCCCGCTCCTCCATCATCGCGACGATCCGCTTCCGCGCCGCAAATCTGTCGAGACCGTGCAACTCCATCACGGCCGACAGATCGGCGGACGCGATGAGATCGAGCAGAAACGCGTCGTTGCGGTCCAGCGTTAAACGAGCTTCCGCATCCAAAATATTGATAAGACGTAACGAATGTCGCTTTCCGACTTCGAAATCGTTGAAGTCATGTGCCGGCGTAATCTTGACCGCGCCGGATCCCTTTTCTGGATCGGCATAGTCATCAGCCACGATCGGAATACGGCGCCCGACGAGCGGCAGGACGGCAAATTGACCGATGAGATCGCGATAGCGCTCATCATCCGGATGGACAGCAACCGCGCTATCGCCCAGCAACGTCTCGGGTCGCGTCGTCGCAACCGTGATGAAACGACCGTCTTGCCCCTCGATGGGATAGTTGAAATGCCACAGGGAGCCGCGGGTCTCGACCGCCAGAACCTCGATATCCGACACGGCCGTCAGAAATTTCGGATCCCAATTGACGAGACGTTTGTCTTTATAGATGAGCCCGTCGCGATAAAGTTTGACGAACACCTGGACGACGGCCTCGCTCAGCCCCTCATCCATCGTGAACCGCGTGCGAGACCAGTCGCAGGAGGCACCAAGACGCTTGAGTTGATCGACGATCTTGCCGCCCGACTCGTCCTTCCAGGCCCACACACGCTCGATGAAGGCCTCGCGTCCTATGGTCCGTCGATTGGGCATCTGCCGCTCGGCAAGCTGGCGTTCGACGACCATCTGGGTCGCTATGCCGGCATGATCCATACCCGGTTGCCACAACACGTCCTTGCCGCGCATCCGCTCGAAGCGGGCCAGCACGTCCTGGAGCGTATGATTGAGCGCATGCCCGATGTGAAGCGACCCCGTCACGTTCGGGGGCGGCATCATGATGCTATAAGGCGCCGCGCCGGCGCGATCTGGTCGGCCTGACGCAAAAGCGTCTGCGGCCTCCCAGGCTTCACGTGTTCGTATTTCGACCGCGGCCGGATCGAAGGTCTTATCCATTATGCTTCT includes:
- a CDS encoding MFS transporter, encoding MPSRLLTPLIIACALFMENLDSTVLATSLPAIAIDLHEDPIALKLALTSYLLSLAIFIPASGWAADRFGARTIFRGAIVVFTLGSILCGFSSTLPQFIAARIFQGLGGAMMVPVGRLVLLRSVPRNEIVQALAYLTMPALIGPILGPPLGGFITTYSDWRWIFWINVPIGILGVTLATLFIDDVKEAEPPRLDVPGFLLTGFGLSGLMFGMSVAGRGSLPPLVTAGLIGSGVILLGLYLRHARRTAYPIIDLALLRVPTFAASLYGGFLFRLGIGALPFLLPLLLQLGFGLSPFQSGCLTFGAAAGAFLMKTTAHPILRRFGFRRVLIFNAIVSSLFLALYGLFTASTPWWMMFALLLGGGFFRSLEFTSINAIAYADIDNAAMSRATSFASVVQQLSLSTGVTVGAAVIEFSRRIHGDSTLRTEDFGAAFFLIALISAASALIFMRLPPSAAAALTQRGARPAPAIASAATPAGRDG
- a CDS encoding tetratricopeptide repeat protein, with the translated sequence MLAASRFSLVLMAGCFIAVGTSASALDGNDYAPANKGPLQVFKNPQQALRVGVDGYRSGDVKSSVEAFKYAAANGNPLARWKLGKMYADGDGVPHDDAKAFDYFSQIVQNYDEDDDNRRDMSVVSNAFVALGVYSLNGIANSPVKPNPERALEMFQYAALTFGNADAQYNLARLFLDGADGIPKDIRQAARWLSLAAEKNHYQAEALLGHMLFNGFDGFAQQRAKGLMWLTLARDAALDSKDPKDGWIVDLYNKAADTATDNDRQVAMVYAEERRKRN
- a CDS encoding TerC family protein; this encodes MNLELFDWIYHPSGWIALLTLTAMEVVLGIDNVVFLSLISSKLPPKQAATARMLGLVLAFAFRVLCLSLLTWLIHLTEPIATIWDHEFSWRDVILLAAGLFLIAQATTELHREVEHTEEADAKVSTSRAFGIVIVNIAVMDLVFSIDSILTAIGMAKDIMIMIIAIVIALLAMYLAATSVAAFIKAHPTAKVLALSFLVLIGFALVAEGSGFEIPRGYIYAAMGFSTAVEAINIWARNRRRAAQASTVARNASVKAPATAKLKS
- a CDS encoding Ppx/GppA phosphatase family protein, translating into MGLDNATPQASGSGPTDRCYAALDLGTNNCRLLIARPAPAGFRVIDSFSRIVRLGEGLGQSGRLCPQAIERTLSALHVCRDKLDSRRVTRTRLIATEACRAADNGAAFIDRVAVQTGLQLEIVDRETEAGLATAGCAALADDRAEGVLLFDIGGGSSEVVWLTRASDTENRSGEHEGIRDRIRLWTSLRLGVVSLAESFGGRIVTPAVFEAMVAYVTVEMKEFAERARSEMRCSRFHLLGTSGTVTTLAGVHLNLPRYDRRRVDGLWMSHADVDEAIARLRNMSFDARVAHGCIGPDRADLVLAGCAIFEAIRRAFPSERVRIADRGLREGLLMQMMAADGVWCRDAQTSRMQ
- the xth gene encoding exodeoxyribonuclease III — its product is MRIATWNVNSVRQRLEHLLGYLKQVEPDVVCLQELKCVDDAFPRAEVEAVGYHSHVHGQKGFNGVAILTKRDAIVTSGLPGDPSDAQARYIEAIVPHGDRSVRVASLYLPNGNPVGTEKYPYKLGFMDRLIARARHLLDHEEILVLAGDYNVIPEAIDVADPQNWVNDALFLPETRERFRSLLNLGLVDAVRAMTDEAGLYSFWDYQAGAWQRNRGIRIDHLLLSPQAADRLQSFSIDKDLRALDKPSDHVPVRIDLA
- a CDS encoding valine--tRNA ligase; translated protein: MDKTFDPAAVEIRTREAWEAADAFASGRPDRAGAAPYSIMMPPPNVTGSLHIGHALNHTLQDVLARFERMRGKDVLWQPGMDHAGIATQMVVERQLAERQMPNRRTIGREAFIERVWAWKDESGGKIVDQLKRLGASCDWSRTRFTMDEGLSEAVVQVFVKLYRDGLIYKDKRLVNWDPKFLTAVSDIEVLAVETRGSLWHFNYPIEGQDGRFITVATTRPETLLGDSAVAVHPDDERYRDLIGQFAVLPLVGRRIPIVADDYADPEKGSGAVKITPAHDFNDFEVGKRHSLRLINILDAEARLTLDRNDAFLLDLIASADLSAVMELHGLDRFAARKRIVAMMEERGLLVAIEPHVHGVPHGDRSNVVIEPWLTDQWYVDAKTLAAPALEAVRDGRTVFVPKTWEKTYFEWLDNIQPWCVSRQLWWGHRIPAWYGPDNHVFVAATEAEAQIEAVSVYGETVDLRRDEDVLDTWFSSALWPFSTLGWPQSTPELARYYPTSTLVTGFDIIFFWVARMMMMGLHFTGEVPFKDVYMHALVRDEKGAKMSKSKGNVIDPLRLIDQFGADALRFTLVAMAAQGRDIKLATARVEGYRNFATKLWNAARFAEMNGCERVTGFDPKALREPLNRWIIDEANKAAADVTTALEAYRFNDAAAVVYRFVWNLYCDWYLELAKPLLTGPDGDAKAETRATTAFVLDHILTMLHPFMPFITEELWAIKGQQGPARSALLALTAWPTQTPDAGADAASAEIGWIIDLISEIRSVRSELNVPAGAQIPLHLLDAEASAIDRLGRWEETLKRLARLSEIVSVAAADQGSVQIVVAGLTALMPLGAVIDIAAERHRLRKDVAKIEAEVAKIEAKLGNADFVARAPEEVIEENRERRAEALARADKLRNAIDRLSES
- a CDS encoding lysophospholipid acyltransferase family protein: MPRLVTSLKFGLEYAGFQLAALILGSLSVEAASNLSGSIWRKLAPRFRRHERALAHLASAFPELSSDEREAIAIAMWENLGRTFGEAFHLKEIASSGRVTIENQATFETWAAREGGKVACAGHLGNWELAILGISQRGLKPWSIYQRIKNPYVDRRVAGMRGFLYTGGLVQKNPALPRLFMRVLREGGTIGFLADLREFSGVDVPFFGRLAPSTTFPALLARSVNAPILMVRMQRLPGVRFVQSFELIETPITEDRKADVTNATAMIHAAFERYIRDRPEQWMWAHRRWG
- a CDS encoding RlmE family RNA methyltransferase; protein product: MTTGNGAGGAGSGGREGGRSLKTRVKTARKRSLSSTLWLSRQLNDPYVAKAKRDGYRSRATYKLIEIDDKYKLLKPGMRVLDLGAAPGGWSQIASRRVGSETGKGRVVAIDLLEMEPVPGVEFTQMNFLDDDAPARLTAMMGGPVDAVLSDMAANAVGHRKTDHLKIVALVELALAFAREILAPGGLFLAKVLQGGTEGALLTEMKRDFVTVRHVKPQSSRADSSELYVLATGFRGKRTPIDHHPDEASAETD
- a CDS encoding FAD-dependent monooxygenase, which produces MTSNRSTPLTADVIVAGAGAVGLALAIALARDGFSVVSLGSASASRNGRTVALLDGSVRMLRALQVWPGLEALAAPLAVMRLVDDTGSLFRVPPVNFKASEIGLPAFGYNIENADLVESLMRVANDTVGLVRVDALLRDFHQTEGGIVVRTNGGPEIAARLLIAADGASSPTRIMAGIATRTTDYPQVALTTVLHHAAPHGNVSTEFHTREGPFTLVPLPANDDARHRSSLVWVMTPAKASERQSLAPLAFAQAIESQSRLLLGRVEPQGTVGRFPIRSTVADRLVGTRLALAGEAAHALPPIGAQGLNLSFRDAATLVDHLAKARQAGLDHGSATVLAGYERARMGDIAIRSRGVDMLNSALLSRMLPVDLLRGAGLLALASIPAARHAVMREGLRPRHAVPSLMR